In Dioscorea cayenensis subsp. rotundata cultivar TDr96_F1 chromosome 11, TDr96_F1_v2_PseudoChromosome.rev07_lg8_w22 25.fasta, whole genome shotgun sequence, a single genomic region encodes these proteins:
- the LOC120271935 gene encoding uncharacterized protein LOC120271935, with protein MKCKRHPFEGGVGVCASCLRERLLELAAAQNAISLPPPLPPPPPPPPPLDFPRSVSPYLSRRRCLNPDESRHFPRFYSTPQCGGVAPKRFSIFSALFGNHRSGAIEPELEYAKGSKTGSWFSAFIRGRRRKDRDPPLESRESWHPGTRGMSPARFAYYDNDPEPESSSGDDAEWRMPAPTPARKFPAGGRHRAGSMTGFSVCLSPLVWASPNRRRFPAAEGCSASGEGRSYSRHVSGVSLGHNRSRKLADLGRFQ; from the coding sequence ATGAAGTGCAAGCGCCACCCATTTGAGGGTGGCGTTGGGGTCTGCGCGTCTTGTCTCCGTGAGCGCCTCCTCGAGCTCGCAGCCGCCCAGAACGCTATCTCTCTCCCACCGCCGCTGccaccaccgccaccgccaccgcctCCACTTGATTTCCCGCGCTCGGTGTCGCCATACCTCTCTCGCCGCCGATGCCTGAACCCCGACGAATCCCGTCACTTCCCTCGCTTCTACAGCACCCCACAGTGCGGCGGCGTCGCACCGAAGAGGTTCTCTATATTCTCTGCCTTATTTGGAAATCATAGATCTGGAGCCATCGAGCCTGAGCTTGAGTATGCCAAGGGGTCGAAGACCGGGTCCTGGTTCTCGGCCTTCATCCGTGGACGCCGGAGAAAGGATCGCGATCCCCCGTTAGAATCCCGAGAATCATGGCACCCCGGCACCCGTGGCATGTCTCCGGCGAGGTTCGCTTACTACGACAATGATCCCGAGCCCGAGTCTTCAAGCGGCGATGATGCGGAATGGCGGATGCCGGCGCCGACACCGGCGAGGAAGTTCCCTGCTGGAGGTCGCCATCGCGCAGGATCCATGACGGGGTTCTCAGTGTGCTTAAGCCCTCTCGTTTGGGCAAGCCCTAACCGCCGGCGATTCCCGGCGGCGGAGGGGTGCTCCGCCTCCGGCGAGGGTCGTTCTTACAGTCGACACGTGTCCGGCGTATCTCTGGGGCACAATCGCTCGCGGAAGCTGGCGGATCTTGGTAGGTTTCAATGA